The Barnesiella intestinihominis YIT 11860 genome includes a window with the following:
- a CDS encoding MATE family efflux transporter produces the protein MKELDLTKGSVLKTLLQFAVPFLIANLLQALYGGADLFVVGWFDDAASVAAVAIGSQVMQTITGIILGLTTGTTVVIAMATGAKNYRDVATSIGTSICLFASVGLFLTLIMVVFHNYIAVLMHTPVEAMRDAKHYLLICSIGIPFIMGYNVVCGILRGLGDSKTPLYFVALACVINIVFDVVLVGFCHLRAAGAAIATASSQGISFLTALWFLHKRGFHFPFSRRDIRLSPILSRRIFVLGAPIALQDALVNVSFLLITVIVNQMGVIASAALGVVEKIIVFAMLPPMAISSAVATITAQNYGAGLLLRMKRCLYSGIGMALIFGVSVCVYSQFLPDTLTGIFTKDPAVIAMASEYLRGYSIDCIIVSFVFCINSYFSGQGNSLFPMIHSIIATFVFRVPLSYLFGQIDSASLHLMGFAPPISTFVSLLICIWYIRRTNRKLEYKFRSL, from the coding sequence ATGAAAGAATTGGATTTGACAAAAGGTAGTGTACTCAAAACGCTACTTCAATTTGCCGTTCCTTTTTTGATTGCGAATCTGCTTCAAGCTCTTTATGGCGGAGCCGATCTGTTTGTAGTAGGGTGGTTCGACGATGCCGCCAGTGTCGCTGCCGTTGCCATTGGTAGTCAGGTTATGCAGACGATTACAGGGATTATTTTAGGATTGACCACTGGTACTACTGTCGTTATAGCTATGGCAACGGGTGCGAAAAATTATCGCGATGTCGCGACTTCTATCGGTACGTCCATTTGCCTATTTGCTTCGGTCGGTTTGTTTTTGACGTTGATTATGGTTGTTTTTCATAATTATATTGCTGTTCTCATGCACACGCCGGTCGAGGCCATGCGTGATGCAAAACATTATTTACTGATTTGTTCGATAGGCATTCCGTTTATCATGGGATATAACGTTGTATGCGGGATTCTTCGAGGATTGGGCGATTCGAAAACTCCGCTTTATTTTGTCGCTTTGGCTTGTGTTATCAATATCGTGTTTGATGTCGTTCTTGTCGGTTTTTGTCATTTGAGAGCGGCGGGAGCAGCGATTGCCACGGCATCTTCGCAAGGCATTAGTTTTTTAACGGCACTCTGGTTCCTCCATAAACGAGGATTTCATTTCCCTTTTTCCCGTCGGGATATTCGATTAAGCCCGATTCTTTCTCGCCGGATTTTTGTGTTGGGAGCGCCTATCGCTTTACAGGATGCTTTGGTGAATGTATCATTTTTATTGATAACCGTTATTGTCAATCAAATGGGTGTTATTGCTTCGGCAGCATTGGGAGTCGTCGAGAAAATTATCGTATTTGCCATGTTGCCCCCGATGGCCATATCGTCGGCAGTAGCTACGATAACGGCTCAGAATTATGGGGCGGGATTGTTGTTGCGAATGAAACGCTGCCTTTATTCGGGAATTGGTATGGCATTGATATTCGGGGTATCGGTCTGCGTTTATTCTCAGTTTTTGCCCGATACGCTAACCGGAATCTTTACAAAGGATCCGGCTGTAATTGCGATGGCTTCCGAATACTTGCGTGGATATAGTATCGACTGTATTATCGTCAGTTTCGTGTTTTGTATCAATTCTTATTTCAGTGGGCAAGGAAATTCGTTATTCCCTATGATTCATAGTATAATAGCGACTTTCGTTTTTCGTGTCCCGTTATCTTATCTGTTCGGACAGATAGACTCGGCGTCATTGCATCTGATGGGATTTGCTCCTCCTATTTCGACATTTGTTTCGTTGCTGATTTGTATTTGGTATATCAGAC